A genomic stretch from Astatotilapia calliptera chromosome 4, fAstCal1.2, whole genome shotgun sequence includes:
- the LOC113021466 gene encoding ectonucleotide pyrophosphatase/phosphodiesterase family member 7-like — protein sequence MALIGQIGEDAQLQISTSTLYALSSIRDEPNHGGVIGIIDDDSGWCYANSNLGGDGQRVLYLPHRGHLGWFNGEHLVYSTDFCTSSESAPTFTMLWTASLCVLWASSVLGAPVNNEKQKVLLISFDGFRWDYDRDVDTPNLDQMAEDGVKALYVTPPYLTITSPTHFTLLTGRYIENHGVIHNMFFNTTTGEKKSYYQSQFVDQWWDNGTLPIWITAQRQGLKAGSLHFPGTASSYQGQFVMHKEVEPQLYNYKNETAWRENTDKVMSWFRDKNVNFVSFYFGEPDGTGHRYGPDSNERREMVKQVDRTVGYIRQSAERHGLTHRLNIIITSDHGMSTVYRNGLVEEITLSKIPGFSFGDLSFHLVDYGPSGMLSPKPGRLEAVYNALKGAHPHLHVYKKEDVPEHLRFTKNDRILPIILWADPGYVINGYFPVQFNKGEHGYDNQAMDMKPFFRAVGPAFHKNLKVGPFETVNIYPLMCHILGIEPEVNDGHLDATKHMLVTSTAARAESSSHRKYMKNAFTGLAAVAGFLVIVFAAAVVQRLLKQKRKTKRSGSLRDLPEKEDAHQTPF from the exons ATggctctgattggtcagattgGTGAG GACGCTCAGCTTCAGATCTCTACCTCCACCCTGTACGCTCTCAGCTCCATCAGAGATGAGCCTAACCATGGTGGAGTCATCGGCATAATTGACGATGACAGTGGTTGG TGTTACGCCAACTCCAACCTTGGTGGGGATGGCCAACGTGTGCTCTACCTGCCACACAGAGGACACCTTGGATGGTTCAATGGGGAACATCTGGTTTATTCTACTGACTTCTGTACTTCTTCAG AGTCGGCGCCTACGTTCACCATGCTGTGGACCGCGAGTCTCTGCGTCCTCTGGGCCTCATCGGTCCTCGGAGCGCCGGTAAACAACGAGAAACAGAAGGTGCTGCTGATCTCATTCGATGGTTTCCGGTGGGATTACGACCGCGACGTGGACACGCCGAACCTCGACCAAATGGCCGAGGACGGCGTCAAAGCCCTGTATGTCACCCCTCCGTACCTCACCATCACCAGTCCGACACACTTCACCCTCTTGACAG GCCGCTACATCGAGAATCACGGGGTAATCCACAACATGTTTTTCAACACAACCACCGGAGAGAAGAAGTCTTACTATCAGAGTCAGTTTGTGGATCAGTGGTGGGACAATGGCACTCTGCCTATCTGGatcacagcacagagacag GGCCTAAAAGCTGGCTCTCTTCACTTTCCTGGCACAGCTTCCAGTTACCAGGGACAGTTTGTTATGCACAAGGAAGTGGAGCCGCAGCTTTACAACTACAAGAACGAGACCGCTTGGCGAGAAAACACAGATAAAGTGATGAGCTGGTTCAGAGACAAGAACGTGAACTTTGTTTCCTTCTACTTTGGCGAGCCTGACGGTACAGGCCACAGATACGGTCCGGACTCGAATGAACGTAGAGAGATGGTGAAACAAGTGGACCGAACAGTGGGCTATATTCGGCAATCAGCTGAGCGACACGGGCTGACTCACCGCCTTAACATCATCATCACGTCAGACCACGGCATGTCCACCGTGTATCGTAATGGTCTGGTGGAGGAAATCACCCTGTCAAAGATCCCAGGCTTTTCATTCGGGGACCTGTCCTTCCACTTGGTGGACTACGGACCTTCCGGGATGCTGTCGCCCAAGCCAGGCAGGCTGGAGGCGGTGTACAATGCCTTAAAAGGGGCTCATCCACATCTCCACGTGTACAAAAAGGAGGACGTGCCAGAGCACCTTCGCTTTACTAAAAACGATCGCATCCTCCCCATCATTTTATGGGCCGACCCTGGATACGTAATCAACGGG TATTTCCCAGTTCAATTCAACAAGGGAGAGCATGGCTATGACAACCAAGCGATGGACATGAAACCTTTCTTCAGGGCAGTGGGTCCAGCGTTTCACAAAAACCTAAAGGTGGGGCCCTTTGAGACAGTGAACATCTACCCCTTGATGTGTCACATCCTGGGCATCGAGCCGGAGGTCAATGACGGCCATCTCGACGCTACCAAACACATGCTGGTTACTAGCACTGCTGCTCGAG ctgaaaGTAGTTCACACAGGAAGTACATGAAAAACGCCTTCACTGGACTGGCTGCGGTAGCTGGATTTCTTGTCATAGTGTTTGCAGCAGCAGTGGTCCAACGACTACTCAAGCAGAAACGCAAGACAAAGAG atcaGGAAGTTTGAGAGATCTTCCGGAAAAAGAAGACGCACATCAAACTCCATTTTGA
- the cbx2 gene encoding chromobox protein homolog 2 translates to MEELSAVGEQVFDAECILNKRMRKGKLEFLVKWRGWSSKHNSWEPQENILDPRLLAAFNKKEQEKELLLRKRGKRPRGRPRKILENMPEAPKSSSSSSGSSSSSSDSSSSCSSSSSSSDDDDDDDGSQVKQVSPSVRTRELNPVPQKKAQIVMAKQEPPKKRSRKPLPSEVKEFQQNKGPRKTAKDTDIPGAIKKPVHPASFTFMGFHRGSARDTVGGPNRSSLAQVGAVKNSLSSVGSGRPSIQPSSLPLNKSSQSRNVTESKLPVSGMSSGTSLDLKAAPSKSKGVAALNLNTSKHPIQGTTQHTLSSPNGQKKPAPVTTAQRIPGAKTVASLPSNVSSNQGLQPLNLQNKLVQSSDAPGNGTAPVSGPRNAANPARKPVTQNQECKPPKSPATPGRLQARKTQPGTDKVREVNDIQASRVQGRLERSGVHKSPTEAQSQQDRSASKDGKKAKMNEMSTGEEESSSDSDQDSSYAGQVAVQSQDWKPTRSLIEHVFVTDVTANLVTVTVKESPTSVGFFSIRNC, encoded by the exons ATGGAGGAACTGAGCGCCGTGGGAGAGCAGGTTTTTGATGCGGAATGCATCTTAAACAAACGAATGAGAAAG GGAAAGTTGGAGTTTCTCGTCAAGTGGAGGGGATGGTCATCCAA ACACAACAGCTGGGAGCCCCAAGAAAATATCCTCGACCCGAGACTGCTGGCTGCATTCAACAAGAA AGAGCAGGAAAAGGAGCTTCTGCTGCGTAAAAGAGGGAAGAGGCCCAGAGGACGGCCTCGGAAAATCCTT GAAAATATGCCTGAAGCTCCAAAGTCGAGCAGCTCCTCGTCTGGCTCGTCGTCATCCTCGTCCGATTCCTCGTCTTCgtgctcctcttcctcgtcGTCCTCGGATGATGACGACGATGACGACGGCAGCCAAGTTAAACAAGTCAGCCCAAGCGTGAGAACGAGAGAGCTGAATCCTGTCCCTCAGAAGAAGGCGCAGATAGTCATGGCGAAACAGGAGCCTCCCAAGAAACGGAGTAGGAAACCTCTGCCCTCCGAAGTGAAGGAGTTCCAGCAGAACAAGGGCCCGCGCAAGACTGCCAAAGATACGGATATTCCAGGAGCAATCAAGAAGCCGGTTCACCCGGCCAGCTTTACCTTCATGGGTTTCCACCGGGGCTCGGCCAGGGATACGGTGGGTGGTCCGAACAGAAGCTCCCTCGCCCAGGTCGGTGCTGTTAAAAACTCCTTGAGCTCCGTGGGATCTGGCAGGCCGTCGATCCAGCCTTCCTCTCTTCCGCTGAACAAGTCCAGCCAAAGCAGAAATGTCACCGAGAGTAAACTTCCCGTCTCCGGTATGAGCAGCGGGACAAGCCTGGATTTAAAAGCAGCTCCTAGTAAATCAAAAGGCGTAGCAGCGCTGAATCTGAATACATCCAAACACCCCATTCAAGGAACCACTCAGCATACACTAAGCTCCCCTAATGGACAAAAGAAACCGGCCCCTGTGACGACAGCGCAGCGGATACCCGGTGCTAAAACGGTGGCGTCCTTGCCATCTAACGTCTCCTCCAATCAGGGCCTTCAGCCCCTCAACCTGCAGAACAAACTGGTGCAAAGCAGTGATGCTCCTGGAAACGGCACGGCACCAGTGTCAGGCCCCAGAAATGCTGCAAACCCAGCACGgaaacctgtgacacaaaatcaAGAGTGTAAACCCCCAAAGAGTCCCGCGACCCCCGGAAGACTGCAGGCCAGAAAAACACAGCCCGGCACAGACAAGGTCAGAGAGGTCAATGACATCCAGGCCTCCAGAGTCCAAGGAAGGCTGGAGAGGAGTGGCGTGCATAAATCCCCCACAGAGGCCCAGAGCCAGCAGGACAGGTCGGCCTCCAAAGACGGCAAAAAAGCCAAAATGAACGAGATGAGCacgggagaggaggagagcagcTCCGACTCGGACCAGGATTCTTCCTACGCCGGACAGGTCGCGGTCCAGAGCCAGGACTGGAAGCCTACGCGAAGCCTGATCGAACACGTGTTCGTAACGGATGTTACAGCTAATCTGGTTACCGTCACGGTCAAGGAGTCGCCGACCAGCGTGGGCTTCTTCAGCATTCGCAACTGTTGA